GTCCACTCCGAACGATTATATGGTGCTGTGGCCATTATTCGAAGGTTCAGCGATGCAGAGAGTCAGCAGCATCGATTGAGAGCAAAAGTTATAGGCAAGGGTCATAAGGCAAAATATAACTTTGGGGACATCGTTGGAGAAAGCGAGAACATAAAGAAAACCATAGAGATCGCAAAGCGGATGGCAAGGTCCAATTCCTCCATATTGATCACTGGGGAAAGCGGCACTGGAAAAGAATTGTTTGCACAGGCAATTCATAATAACTCCAAAAGAAGAAATTTTCAGTTTGTCGCCATCAATTGTGGTGCCCTACCAGAAAGCCTTTTGGAAAGTGAGCTTTTTGGATATGAAGAAGGTGCTTTTACCGGTGCTAGAAAAGGAGGAAAGTCAGGATTATTCGAGCTTGCCCATAACGGCACCTTATTTTTAGATGAAATAGGGGAGATGCCGCCCAGCCTTCAGATGAGGCTGCTGAGGGTTCTTCAAGAGAGAGAGGTCATGCGCCTGGGCGGAGATAGCATCATCAATGTGGATATTCGAATTATTGCTGCAACCAATAAGAATCTGAAAGAGATGATGGCAACGGGAGGATTCAGAGAAGATCTATATTACAGATTGAATGTCCTACCTCTAAAGATTCCACCTTTAAGATCTAGGAAAAAGGATATTGAAACCCTAGTAGATCGGTTTAGAGCAGAGTTTAGAGGGTCCTTCGTTTTATCTCAAATGGCAAAGGATGTACTTTTATCCTACAACTGGAAGGGAAATGTAAGGGAGCTAAAAAACTATATAGAATACTTGGTGAGTCTAGAAATAAAAGAAGTCGATGTAAAAGATCTGCCCTTTGAAATTTTTGAAGAGGTGGAAGGAAATATTCTTCTAGAGGAGGATGCGGAAGCCATCGTCAGCTCTGAAGAAAGAAATATTTATAATGACTTGAAGGAAGATGCAGGAAAAGACCTACCGAAGTATATTTTTATATTAGAGGAATTGGAAAAAGCGTTCTTAAGCAATAAAAGGTTGGGACGAAGAAGCCTACTGACTATTGCCAAACAGAAGAAAATGTTCCTAGGAGAACAGGAAATTCGGAACATGCTCCTTTATTTAGAAAGCAAGGGCATGGTAGAGGTTTATAAAGGACGGGGCGGTACCCTGATTACGGATCGGGGGAAAAATATTTTAAACTATTATGCAAAGAGCAAAGGGTTTAATGGGTAGGGTTATTCACCCTTTAATCCCTATTATTTTTGTAATCCTACCAAAAAAGTAGCAAAAATGGACAAAAAGTCTAAATATTTAGTTAAATTGAATTGGCATAGAAAT
Above is a genomic segment from Alkaliphilus oremlandii OhILAs containing:
- a CDS encoding sigma-54 interaction domain-containing protein, encoding MKKKLAILCYSNGTLEIYYEQIQSLFQDNLIIEKYCLENGPIQKEIVADLILLPSFDAFEKVRHLIKKVDKVLFADRTISKGGLDKMMDIEEGTEAFFLDESMEMSKQMVSTLYEIGVDHMNLTPICPTTEGNFKEKMIIVLGKSSNIPLNTTNILNIGNSLLDINTIIEIGVRLDYLHILNRQNIGKSYKEIATANYGLSRILGMTNMSEGQLDILLQVIDDGLIGIDAKGSIFLYNENAGEIVGYTREDVVHRDGILLFPQIPFKDVLENLRSVREILIKINGVDLIVSVDPIVHSERLYGAVAIIRRFSDAESQQHRLRAKVIGKGHKAKYNFGDIVGESENIKKTIEIAKRMARSNSSILITGESGTGKELFAQAIHNNSKRRNFQFVAINCGALPESLLESELFGYEEGAFTGARKGGKSGLFELAHNGTLFLDEIGEMPPSLQMRLLRVLQEREVMRLGGDSIINVDIRIIAATNKNLKEMMATGGFREDLYYRLNVLPLKIPPLRSRKKDIETLVDRFRAEFRGSFVLSQMAKDVLLSYNWKGNVRELKNYIEYLVSLEIKEVDVKDLPFEIFEEVEGNILLEEDAEAIVSSEERNIYNDLKEDAGKDLPKYIFILEELEKAFLSNKRLGRRSLLTIAKQKKMFLGEQEIRNMLLYLESKGMVEVYKGRGGTLITDRGKNILNYYAKSKGFNG